The genomic interval GAGACTTCCGATAAAAAATTTATCGTTCCTATGCACTTAAAACAGTAATACTTAATTTATATATCGGATATTACAGAGATATTGGAATTAAAGAATATATTTATAGAAGTTCTTAACATATAAGGGGTTTCTGAATATGGACTGGTCAAAGGCTAAAAGTGTTTTGATTGTTGTTTTTCTGATATTGAATGCGTTTTTATCTGTATACCTTATATCTTTATATCAGGGAAACAGCGTGCATAGAAAAAACATTATAAATGCTGTAAAGATACTTGAGGATAAAGGAATCAAAGTAATGTGTAAAATTCCCGAAACCAGGGATTCTTACAGTATTAACTATGAAAACTCTGTGCTTGACAAGAATATGATAGCTTCTGTCCTATTTGGGAGCAATATGATATCGGGAGCAATTATAAACGGGCAGGAGATGCAAAGAGGAAGTAAAAGAATACTTTTTACTGATAACAGTTCTTTTTTATATACTGATGCCAAACTTGTCCAAAATACACAGATTTTTGAGAAAGAAAAAATAGTAAAAATCTGTTCAAAGCTTTTAGCAGATCTAAAGCTGCCGGTGTCTGACTTTTACCTTGATTCGTACGTAACGCAGCCTGATGGCTCTGTAAACTTGATATTTATAGAAAAAGTTGAAAATTATATTATTTTTAGTAACAGGTTTGAGATGAGCTTTTATAATGGAGAAATTATTCGGCTGAAAGCAGCAGTTGCTAAAATAAATAAGGGTCAGAAGATTAAGATTAAGAATATTGTACCTGCCTATCAAATCCTTTTAAGGAATTATATCGGAGAATCAAATATCATTGTTAACGGAATAGATTTGGGGTATGATTGCAGATATCTTGAGGAGGGAACGAGTTCAACCACATCCCCTATCTGGAGAGTACGCACGGGGGATGGAAAGGAAAGATACTTTAGAGCAGTTGATGGCCAAGAATGATACACATGCAGACACTTGTCTGCATTTTCTTGCTTCTATTTGTCATAATATATAAAAATTATATGAATTGGTTTCATTTTTTATAGTGCAAACAAATCATTTTACTAGCACAGTATCATATAAAGTGATATAATTACTTCTGGATATTGCAAATGATAAGAAAGATGGTGTTTTATCATTGGGGAAATTTGTAATTAACGGTCAGAAACCTCTTCAGGGTGAGATTTACATAAGCGGCGCAAAAAACGCTGCTGTAGCGGTAATACCTGCTGCTTTACTTATAGATGGACCTTGTAGAATAGAGAATGTGCCCGACATAAGCGATGTAAGAATTTTAAGAGATGTAATCCGGCAACTGGGTGCTGAAATGGAATACGTTGATAAAAATACGATTATTGTTAACTCAAAACAATTAGATTCATATAAAGCCACATATGAAATGGTAAGGCAGATGAGAGCATCCTCATACCTGCTGGGAGCATTATTAGGCAGATTTAATAAGGCGGAGGTTGCATTTCCGGGGGGCTGTGATTTTGGGTTCAGACCCATCGATCAGCATATAAAGGGCTTTGAAGCTATGGGAGCCAAGGTTGAGATTGAACATGGTGTGGTAAAACTTTATGCCGATAGGCTTGTAGGGAGTCAGATTTACCTTGATGTAGTCAGTGTAGGGGCTACTATTAACCTTATGCTTGCTGCTGTGAGAGCAGAGGGCACAACTACTATTGAAAATGCGGCAAAGGAACCACATGTAGTTGATGTCGCAAACTTTTTAAATGCAATGGGTGCCAATATAAAAGGTGCCGGTACAGAT from Clostridia bacterium carries:
- a CDS encoding two-component system regulatory protein YycI — its product is MDWSKAKSVLIVVFLILNAFLSVYLISLYQGNSVHRKNIINAVKILEDKGIKVMCKIPETRDSYSINYENSVLDKNMIASVLFGSNMISGAIINGQEMQRGSKRILFTDNSSFLYTDAKLVQNTQIFEKEKIVKICSKLLADLKLPVSDFYLDSYVTQPDGSVNLIFIEKVENYIIFSNRFEMSFYNGEIIRLKAAVAKINKGQKIKIKNIVPAYQILLRNYIGESNIIVNGIDLGYDCRYLEEGTSSTTSPIWRVRTGDGKERYFRAVDGQE
- a CDS encoding UDP-N-acetylglucosamine 1-carboxyvinyltransferase, producing the protein MGKFVINGQKPLQGEIYISGAKNAAVAVIPAALLIDGPCRIENVPDISDVRILRDVIRQLGAEMEYVDKNTIIVNSKQLDSYKATYEMVRQMRASSYLLGALLGRFNKAEVAFPGGCDFGFRPIDQHIKGFEAMGAKVEIEHGVVKLYADRLVGSQIYLDVVSVGATINLMLAAVRAEGTTTIENAAKEPHVVDVANFLNAMGANIKGAGTDIIKIKGVSSLGGTVAHTIIPDQIEAGTFMIAAAATKGDVTIRNVIPKHMESLSAKLIEMNINVVEGEDWIRVSSKGDICKANIKTLAYPGFPTDLHPPTAVLLCLADGTSTITEGIWDSRFQYVDELKRMGARIKVEGRIAVIEGGVGLSGAPIKATDLRAGAAMVIAGLAAEGITEIYDIKYIDRGYEDFEEKLRSLGADISRADSR